In one Betta splendens chromosome 14, fBetSpl5.4, whole genome shotgun sequence genomic region, the following are encoded:
- the LOC114869409 gene encoding olfactory receptor 146, translated as MENYTINSFILQLEGVQITDDSMFPLFSFFLSSYLFIIVINVGILVLILIDKSLHQPMYLLFCNLPVNDILGNSVTVPRFLVDMVRPPSQRLISYYECVLQAFTTHLSGTACHTVLMIMAFDRYVAIGSPLRYASIMSGKMVVRLTLSAWGAAFVLVALLLGLTVRLNRCRTFIANPYCDNASLFKLSCDDVSANNIYGLTFTVVLFTGSIGSMVLTYSKITLVCLRSRNRSLNSKALKTCSSHLFVYLVLSLCGLFIIILHRFPQLSEFRKVSAIVGQIVTGCLNPIIYGAQSQEIRKFITKLIQPQKPVLLS; from the coding sequence ATGGAAAACTACACTATCAACAGCTTCAtcctgcagctggagggagTACAAATCACAGATGACTCCATGTTCCCTCTCTTTTCGTTTTTCCTTTCCTCTTACCTCTTCATTATAGTGATCAATGTAGGAATTCTAGTTCTGATTTTGATTGACAAAAGCCTCCATCAGCCCATGTATCTCCTGTTTTGTAACCTGCCTGTTAATGACATCCTTGGAAACTCAGTTACGGtgcctcggttcctggtggaCATGGTGAGGCCTCCTTCTCAGCGCCTCATCTCCTACTACGAGTGTGTGCTCCAGGCTTTCACCACCCACCTGTCTGGCACTGCCTGCCACACTGTGCTCATGATCATGGCCTTCGACAGGTATGTGGCCATCGGCAGCCCTCTGCGCTACGCCTCCATCATGAGCGGTAAGATGGTGGTGAGGCTGACGCTCAGTGCCTGGGGAGCTGCCTTTGTTCTGGTGGCTCTTCTGCTCGGTCTGACTGTTCGACTGAACCGATGCAGGACCTTTATTGCTAATCCTTATTGTGACAACGCATCGCTGTTCAAACTCTCCTGTGACGATGTGTCAGCTAACAACATCTACGGCCTCACCTTCACTGTGGTGCTGTTTACAGGTTCCATAGGCAGCATGGTTCTGACCTACAGCAAAATAACGCTGGTCTGTCTGCGCAGCAGAAACAGGTCCCTGAACAGTAAAGCCTTGAAGACCTGCAGCTCTCATCTCTTTGTATATCTTGTTTTGTCTCTATGTGGACTCTTCATCATTATCCTTCATCGATTTCCTCAGCTCTCTGAGTTCAGAAAGGTTTCTGCCATTGTGGGTCAGATTGTCACTGGATGCCTTAACCCTATTATTTATGGTGCTCAGTCTCAAGAAATACGAAAGTTTATAACAAAGTTAATACAGCCCCAAAAACCTGTATTATTATCATGA
- the slco2b1 gene encoding solute carrier organic anion transporter family member 2B1, with protein sequence MVARDLNMSPAGSNPPVRHRGIFNSIKFFVFCHSLLQLAQLLVSGYMKSSISTIERRYGLSSQKSGLLAAFNEVGNTVFIIFVSFLGSRVHRPRFIGGGALLACVASLLMALPHFVFGPYKYSHHVASSKDNSSGLCQTGSSATPLSSNQSCSEQEDQAQQGVYLLLLLAQLLLGIAAVPIQPFGISYIDDYASKKNSPLYLGILLAMTSIGPALGFVSGAAMLRFYVDFNKLSKDQIQLDNSDLRWVGAWWLGFLAASCLLFLAALPYFFFPRNMAKEEGASDVQSSPDNQQQQPDELQELSLFQFLKSFPRIVLRMLKSPIYLLVVLAQVNLAALLAGLATFMAKFIERQFNRTVSFSNMMIGSVGIPMAVLGTVLGGVLMRRLGLSVSGASRLCAAAVLLCLLSAFPLLLVGCSTQQVAGIFPRSPDAAQCTSDCHCSHEAFNPVCGTDGVEFRSPCHAGCKAMEMDGSSRVRNYTQCACVGGLSHASPGTCGSGCSHLLHPFLLLLGLTAFIAAFSQTPSCMMILRTVTPEDKSFAVGIQYMLFRVLAFMPGPVLYGSVIDTTCILWAQKCGKPTSCLYYDLDHFRQRFLGLMVVFVCGALLCFLLTVRVLRGSAGQQEPQPEDKGPYRLVDGSKTLEDAPSKEKETMATET encoded by the exons ATGGTGGCCCGTGACCTGAACATGAGCCCTGCTGGGTCAAATCCTCCTGTTCGGCACAGAGGTATCTTCAACAGCATCAAG TTCTTTGTGTTCTGCCACAGTTTGCTGCAGCTGGCACAGCTGTTGGTGTCGGGCTACATGAAAAGCTCCATCTCCACCATCGAGCGGCGCTACGGTCTGTCCAGCCAGAAGTCTGGGCTGTTGGCCGCCTTCAACGAG GTGGGAAACACCGTCTTCATCATCTTCGTGAGTTTCCTCGGCAGCAGAGTCCACCGGCCGCGCTTCATCGGCGGCGGAGCCCTGCTGGCCTGTGTGGCCTCGCTGCTGATGGCGCTGCCACACTTTGTGTTCGGACCGTACAAGTACAGCCACCACGTGGCCT CCTCCAAGGACAACAGCTCTGGCCTCTGCCAGACCGGCAGCTCTGCCACCCCCTTGTCCTCCAACCAGAGctgcagcgagcaggaggaccaggcccagcagggggtctacCTTCTACTGCTGCTGGCTCAGCTGCTGTTGGGCATCGCAGCTGTCCCCATCCAGCCCTTCGGCATCTCCTACATCGATGACTATGCCAGCAAGAAGAACTCTCCACTCTACCTCG ggaTCCTGCTCGCTATGACGTCCATCGGTCCCGCCCTTGGTTTCGTCAGCGGCGCTGCCATGCTGCGCTTTTACGTCGACTTCAACAAGTTGTCTAAAG ACCAGATCCAGCTGGACAACAGCGACCTGCGCTGGGTGGGAGCCTGGTGGCTCGGTTTCCTGgcggcctcctgcctcctcttcctcgctgcgCTGCCGTACTTCTTCTTTCCCAGGAACATGGCTaaagag GAGGGTGCCAGCGATGTCCAGTCCAGCCCAgacaatcagcagcagcagccagacgaGCTCCAGGAACTGTCCCTGTTTCAGTTCCTCAAAA GTTTTCCTCGCATCGTTCTGCGGATGCTGAAGAGTCCCATTTATCTGCTGGTGGTTCTGGCCCAGGTCAACCTGGCGGCTCTGCTCGCTGGCCTCGCTACCTTCATGGCCAAGTTCATAGAGAGGCAGTTCAACCGGACTGTGTCCTTCTCTAACATGATGATTG GATCCGTGGGCATCCCCATGGCCGTGCTGGGGACCGTGCTGGGGGGGGTTCTGATGCGGAGGCTCGGTCTGTCGGTGAGCGGTGCCAGCAGGTTGTGTGCTGCAGCCGTCCTGCTGTGCCTGCTCTCTGCCTTCCCGCTGCTGTTGGTGGGCTGCTCCACCCAGCAGGTGGCCGGCATCTTCCCTCGCAG CCCTGATGCGGCGCAGTGCACTTCTGACTGTCACTGTTCTCACGAGGCCTTTAACCCGGTGTGTGGCACCGACGGCGTGGAGTTCAGGTCCCCCTGTCACGCCGGCTGCAAGGCCATGGAGATGGACGGCAGCTCCAGAGTCAGA AACTACACTCAATGTGCCTGCGTGGGCGGCCTCAGCCACGCTTCCCCAGGAACCTGCGGTAGTGGCTgttcccacctcctccaccccttcCTGCTTCTCCTGGGCCTCACTGCCTTTATTGCCGCCTTCTCCCAGACCCCGTCCTGCATGATGATTCTCAG gactGTGACCCCTGAGGACAAGTCCTTTGCTGTGGGAATTCAGTACATGCTGTTCAGGGTCCTCG CGTTCATGCCTGGCCCGGTTCTGTACGGCAGCGTCATCGACACCACCTGCATCCTGTGGGCCCAGAAGTGTGGGAAGCCAACATCCTGCCTCTACTACGACCTGGACCACTTCAGACAAAG gttCCTGGGTCTCATGGTGGTCTTCGTCTGCGGGgcgctgctctgcttcctgctcaccGTCCGGGTTCTACGTGGTTCTGCTGGGCAGCAGGAGCCACAGCCAGAGGACAAAGGACCGTACAGGCTGGTGGACGGGTCAAAGACACTGGAGGACGCTCCCTCCAAAGAAAAGGAAACCATGGCAACGGAGACCTGA
- the serpinf1 gene encoding pigment epithelium-derived factor isoform X1, whose translation MKRQIRVWMKQTSLLLLLGAVLSFCRAQSQMDGEETGVDEEHVELFTTPTTKMAAATSDFGYNLFRVLASREASSNIFLAPISVSAVLTQLSLGTSESAERQLFRALRYHTLQDPALHTTLKDLLASVRTPGKGLSTAQRIYLARRLRLKQDFFTLVEQRYGVRPKALLGGSKDVKEINDWVSQETGGTVQRFLSKPLPRNAGVNAVSAAHFKGKWVIRLSQTGELGTFQVDGGTPVRIPIMQQDNYPVKMGADSDLGCMITQIQMQDDISMFIFLPDEVTTNMTLLEDSLTAEFVQDLSMTLLPAHVSLTMPVLKFSYSTNLLPLLGNAGFADWLQNTGLEKISAQPAVLSSVSHKVVMETAPEGNEYASATSPSGHLSYSVNRPFLFLIRDEVSGALLVIGRVTNPKDLAV comes from the exons ATGAAGAGACAAATTCGTGTGTG GATGAAGCAAACaagtctcctgctgctgctcggagCCGTCCTGAGCTTCTGTCGGGCTCAG TCGCAGATGGACGGAGAGGAGACGGGTGTGGATGAGGAACACGTAGAGCTCTTCACCACACCAACGACCAAGATGGCCGCTGCCACCTCGGACTTTGGCTACAACCTGTTCCGTGTCCTGGCGAGTCGCGAAGCTTCAAGCAACATCTTCCTGGCTCCCATCAGCGTGTCTGCAGTGCTGACACAGCTGTCCCTGG GAACATCTGAGAGTGCTGAGAGGCAGCTGTTCAGGGCCCTCAGGTACCACACCCTGCAGGACCCTGCGCTCCACACGACCCTGAAGGACCTGCTGGCCTCAGTCAGGACGCCTGGGAAAGGCCTGAGCACCGCTCAACGGATCTACCTTGCACGAC GACTTCGTCTGAAGCAGGACTTCTTCACACTGGTGGAGCAGCGGTATGGAGTTCGTCCCAAGGCGCTGCTGGGAGGATCCAAAGATGTGAAAGAAATCAACGACTGGGTGAGTCAGGAGACAGGAGGAAcggtgcagcgcttcctgtcCAAGCCCCTGCCTCGAAACGCCGGCGTCAACGCCGTGAGCGCCGCCCACTTTAAAG GGAAGTGGGTGATCCGGTTGAGTCAGACTGGAGAGCTAGGCACTTTTCAAGTGGATGGTGGGACGCCTGTCCGCATTCCCATAATGCAGCAGGATAACTACCCAGTGAAAATGGGAGCGGACTCAGACCTGGGCTGCATG ATCACTCAGATCCAGATGCAGGATGATATCAGCATGTTCATCTTCCTGCCTGATGAGGTCACTACCAACATGACCCTGCTGGAGGACAGTCTGACTGCTGAGTTTGTTCAGGACCTCTCCATGACGCTCCTTCCTGCCCACGTTTCCCTAACTATGCCTGTCCTGAAGTTCAGCTACTCCACTaacctgctgccgctgctcggCAACGCAG GTTTTGCTGATTGGCTCCAAAACACTGGCTTAGAAAAGAtttcagctcagcctgcagtgctcagctctgtgaGTCACAaagttgtcatggagacagcgCCAGAGGGAAACGAGTACGCCAGCGCCACATCCCCATCCGGCCACCTGTCGTACAGCGTGAACCGGCCCTTTCTGTTCCTGATCCGGGACGAGGTGTCGGGGGCGTTGCTCGTCATCGGCAGAGTGACCAACCCTAAAGACCTGGCAGTCTAA
- the serpinf1 gene encoding pigment epithelium-derived factor isoform X2 — protein MKQTSLLLLLGAVLSFCRAQSQMDGEETGVDEEHVELFTTPTTKMAAATSDFGYNLFRVLASREASSNIFLAPISVSAVLTQLSLGTSESAERQLFRALRYHTLQDPALHTTLKDLLASVRTPGKGLSTAQRIYLARRLRLKQDFFTLVEQRYGVRPKALLGGSKDVKEINDWVSQETGGTVQRFLSKPLPRNAGVNAVSAAHFKGKWVIRLSQTGELGTFQVDGGTPVRIPIMQQDNYPVKMGADSDLGCMITQIQMQDDISMFIFLPDEVTTNMTLLEDSLTAEFVQDLSMTLLPAHVSLTMPVLKFSYSTNLLPLLGNAGFADWLQNTGLEKISAQPAVLSSVSHKVVMETAPEGNEYASATSPSGHLSYSVNRPFLFLIRDEVSGALLVIGRVTNPKDLAV, from the exons ATGAAGCAAACaagtctcctgctgctgctcggagCCGTCCTGAGCTTCTGTCGGGCTCAG TCGCAGATGGACGGAGAGGAGACGGGTGTGGATGAGGAACACGTAGAGCTCTTCACCACACCAACGACCAAGATGGCCGCTGCCACCTCGGACTTTGGCTACAACCTGTTCCGTGTCCTGGCGAGTCGCGAAGCTTCAAGCAACATCTTCCTGGCTCCCATCAGCGTGTCTGCAGTGCTGACACAGCTGTCCCTGG GAACATCTGAGAGTGCTGAGAGGCAGCTGTTCAGGGCCCTCAGGTACCACACCCTGCAGGACCCTGCGCTCCACACGACCCTGAAGGACCTGCTGGCCTCAGTCAGGACGCCTGGGAAAGGCCTGAGCACCGCTCAACGGATCTACCTTGCACGAC GACTTCGTCTGAAGCAGGACTTCTTCACACTGGTGGAGCAGCGGTATGGAGTTCGTCCCAAGGCGCTGCTGGGAGGATCCAAAGATGTGAAAGAAATCAACGACTGGGTGAGTCAGGAGACAGGAGGAAcggtgcagcgcttcctgtcCAAGCCCCTGCCTCGAAACGCCGGCGTCAACGCCGTGAGCGCCGCCCACTTTAAAG GGAAGTGGGTGATCCGGTTGAGTCAGACTGGAGAGCTAGGCACTTTTCAAGTGGATGGTGGGACGCCTGTCCGCATTCCCATAATGCAGCAGGATAACTACCCAGTGAAAATGGGAGCGGACTCAGACCTGGGCTGCATG ATCACTCAGATCCAGATGCAGGATGATATCAGCATGTTCATCTTCCTGCCTGATGAGGTCACTACCAACATGACCCTGCTGGAGGACAGTCTGACTGCTGAGTTTGTTCAGGACCTCTCCATGACGCTCCTTCCTGCCCACGTTTCCCTAACTATGCCTGTCCTGAAGTTCAGCTACTCCACTaacctgctgccgctgctcggCAACGCAG GTTTTGCTGATTGGCTCCAAAACACTGGCTTAGAAAAGAtttcagctcagcctgcagtgctcagctctgtgaGTCACAaagttgtcatggagacagcgCCAGAGGGAAACGAGTACGCCAGCGCCACATCCCCATCCGGCCACCTGTCGTACAGCGTGAACCGGCCCTTTCTGTTCCTGATCCGGGACGAGGTGTCGGGGGCGTTGCTCGTCATCGGCAGAGTGACCAACCCTAAAGACCTGGCAGTCTAA
- the serpinf2a gene encoding alpha-2-antiplasmin codes for MKLCLLLLCLCLCHFGLTDEPTLPAFDVSGAVVVHTDHRCGRQRVFSPEDHRAVGGAVERLGVQLLQNLATGQQQPNVILSPLSLAFALAQLTLGARAETETLLQRTLRAHLLPCYHHILGSLAPHFSNTSLDVAARMYVRPGFEVKPSFVEDSVARYRSRPVPLMSVEEVNQWVENVTKGHISNFLETLPHEVVLMLMNAVYFKGEWQTRFDPLVTSKGVFYLDKQNSVPVDMMKSAHYPLRLLEDPELEAQVASLPFKGNTSFLIVLPLPGRKNVSSLLPKLNISDLYKRLPQEKTMQVNLPKVKLQYRQELEKALTNMGLGTLFSAPDLSGISQQPLRVSSIRHASTVELSEEGVEASATTAVTLMRSVALFSVNSPFLFALVDDASLVPLFMGIITNPVPDKDLMPSDDPQGNNTIDHQPPMNNGRNRDASSENNSTSRSEHVAHGSSPQPNSAATGEKKQLTRTRQKEAQADEICSKSHTMVPASV; via the exons atgaagctgtgtcttcttctcctctgcctttgtctctgcCACTTCGGACTGACT GATGAACCCACTCTACCGGCTTTTGATGTTTCTGGTGCTGTAGTGGTGCACACAGATCATCGCTGTGGGAGACAGCGAGTCTTCAGCCCTGAGGACCACCGAGCAGTAGGAGGTGCTGTGGAGAGACTCGGTGTCCAGCTCCTGCAAAACCTTGCCACTGGTCAACAGCAGCCCAACGTCATCCTCTCACCCCTCAGCCTGGCCTTTGCCCTCGCTCAGCTCACCTTAG GTgctcgagcagaaacagagaCTCTGCTGCAGAGGACCCTTCGTGCTCATTTGCTGCCCTGTTACCATCATATCCTCGGGAGCCTTGCGCCTCATTTTAGCAACACATCATTGGACGTGGCTGCTCGCATGTACGTGAGACCAG GGTTTGAAGTGAAGCCGTCTTTCGTTGAGGACTCTGTGGCCAG GTACCGGTCCCGGCCCGTTCCTCTGATGTCGGTGGAGGAGGTCAACCAGTGGGTGGAAAATGTCACCAAAGGCCACATCTCCAACTTCCTGGAGACTTTACCACATGAGGTGGTGCTTATGCTGATGAATGCCGTCTACTTCAAAG GGGAGTGGCAGACGCGGTTCGACCCCCTGGTGACCTCCAAGGGAGTGTTCTACCTGGACAAGCAGAACTCTGTGCCAGTGGACATGATGAAGTCTGCTCATTACCCTCTGCGCCTGCTGGAGGATCCAGAGCTGGAAGCACAG GTTGCCAGTCTTCCCTTCAAGGGGAACACCAGCTTCCTGATCGTTCTGCCGTTGCCAGGGAGGAAAAACGTGTCATCATTACTTCCCAAACTGAACATCTCAGACCTCTACAAACGTCTACCTCAAGAGAAAACCATGCAGGTCAACCTGCCAAAGGTAAAGCTGCAGTATcgccaggagctggagaaggcgcTGACCAACATGG GCCTCGGCACCTTGTTCTCGGCTCCTGACCTCTCGGGcatctcccagcagcctctgcggGTGTCGAGCATCCGCCACGCCAGCACCGTGGAGCTCAGTGAGGAAGGCGTGGAGGCATCCGCCACCACTGCCGTGACTTTGATGCGCTCCGTCGCCCTGTTCTCCGTGAACTCCCCCTTTCTGTTCGCCCTTGTTGATGACGCCTCGCTGGTTCCCCTCTTCATGGGCATCATCACGAACCCAGTGCCCGACAAAGACCTCATGCCCAGTGATGATCCTCAGGGCAACAACACCATAGACCACCAGCCTCCGATGAACAACGGCAGGAACAGAGACGCAAGCagtgaaaacaacagcacatcCCGCTCTGAGCATGTGGCACATGGCAGCAGCCCACAGCCCAACAGCGCTGCCACTGGAGAAAAGAAGCAGCTgaccagaaccaggcagaaGGAGGCGCAGGCTGACGAAATCTGCTCCAAGTCCCACACGATGGTTCCAGCCTCAGTCTGA